One Capra hircus breed San Clemente chromosome 29, ASM170441v1, whole genome shotgun sequence genomic region harbors:
- the LOC102175469 gene encoding galectin-12, whose translation MSPGEKLDPLPDTFILQPPVFHPVIPYVTTIFGGLRAGKMVMLQGAVPLNARRFQVDFQCGCSLHPRPDIAIHFNPRFHTTKPHVICNTLYRGRWQVEARWPHVALQRGASFLLLFLFGNEEMKVSVNGQHFLHYRYRLPLSRVDTLGIFGDISVTAVGFLNINPFAEGGSEYPVGHPFLLRSPELEVPCSHALSQGLWPGQVIIVRGLVLPEPKDFTLSLRDEAAHVPVMLRASFADRTLAWVSRWGRKKLILAPFLFYPQRFFEVLLLCQEGGLKLALNGQGVGATSLGQQVLEQLRELRISGSVQLYCVHY comes from the exons atgtCACCTGGAGAGAAACTGGACCCGCTTCCTGACACTTTCATCCTGCAGCCGCCAGTCTTCCACCCG GTAATTCCTTATGTCACAACAATTTTTGGTGGCCTGCGAGCAGGCAAGATGGTCATGCTCCAGGGAGCGGTCCCTCTAAATGCACGCAG GTTCCAGGTGGACTTCCAGTGCGGCTGCAGCCTGCACCCCCGGCCAGATATCGCCATCCACTTCAACCCTCGCTTCCACACCACCAAACCTCACGTCATCTGCAACACCCTGTACCGTGGGCGCTGGCAAGTTGAGGCCCGGTGGCCCCACGTGGCCCTGCAGAGAGGGGCCAGCTTCCTCCTCCTGTTTCTCTTTggaaatgaggaaatgaag GTGAGTGTAAATGGACAGCACTTCCTCCACTACCGCTACCGGCTCCCGCTGTCTCGGGTAGACACCCTGGGCATATTTGGCGACATCTCGGTGACGGCTGTTGGATTCCTGAACATCAAC CCATTTGCAGAGGGTGGCAGCGAGTACCCGGTTGGACAC CCCTTCCTGCTGAGGAGCCCGGAGCTG GAGGTGCCCTGCTCGCATGCCCTTTCCCAGGGTCTCTGGCCTGGACAGGTCATCATAGTGCGGGGACTGGTCTTACCGGAGCCAAAGGA TTTCACGCTCAGTCTGCGAGACGAGGCCGCCCATGTTCCAGTGATGCTCAGGGCGTCCTTTGCAGACAGAACTCTGGCCTGGGTCTCCCGCTGGGGCCGGAAGAAGCTGATCTTGGCCCCTTTCCTCTTCTACCCCCAGCGATTCTTCGAG GTGCTGCTCCTGTGCCAGGAGGGAGGCCTGAAGCTGGCACTCAACGGGCAGGGCGTGGGGGCCACCAGCCTGGGCCAGCAGGTCCTGGAGCAGCTACGGGAGCTGCGAATCAGTGGCAGCGTCCAGCTCTACTGTGTCCACTACTGA